One Pseudobutyrivibrio xylanivorans genomic window, TGGCACTTGTATTTATGGTGTTAGACCACATTCACTACTTTTTTGAATTCACAGGCAGGATACCAATATGGTTTTCATGGCTCGGAAGATTGGCAGCGCCTTTATTTTTATTTTGCCTCATAGAAGGCTTCATCCACACTCATGACAGAAAACGCTATTTTCTAAAAATCTACGTTATCTCAATTATTATGGGCCTGATACAATTTGGCTTCTATAATGTACTTGACTTTGCAGTTAGAGGCGATGGCTTCTTCCCTGTAAACGCCATGCTTTCAAGCTTTTCGATACTTCTAGTAGTACTTATGGGAATTGAGTGGATTAGACAAAAGAAATACTTAATTGGAATCCTGGCGGTGGTAATCCCAGTTATTATACTGCCAAATATCTTTGTACGCTTTGTATATTCAAATCCAGATAACCACATAGTTAATATACTTGCAAGCCTTATCAACTTCACAGTCCTTCCACTTCACAATATGATTCAAGATGGCGGGACGCTAACACTTTAT contains:
- a CDS encoding TraX family protein, which encodes MKNLLEKGLTGFDLKYLALVFMVLDHIHYFFEFTGRIPIWFSWLGRLAAPLFLFCLIEGFIHTHDRKRYFLKIYVISIIMGLIQFGFYNVLDFAVRGDGFFPVNAMLSSFSILLVVLMGIEWIRQKKYLIGILAVVIPVIILPNIFVRFVYSNPDNHIVNILASLINFTVLPLHNMIQDGGTLTLYEGVILYLFSFCKNKNIRIYAYIIFKLLIGVGLVTLTMGTFNVHALIFESFEWMSAFSAIFMLCYNGERGNGNSRFFYFFYPAHIYVLYGMSFITYSLFR